Genomic window (Ureibacillus composti):
CGTATTAGGAATTTGGAGTAGTTTTATATATTAAATTCGAATATTTCGGTCTTCATTGACAATCAATTCTCGTTTAAAGTCAGCTAGCACTTCACAGCCAGTCTCAGTTACTCTAAAGGATTCACTGATCTCAATTCCGTAGTTGTCAAACCATAGTCCCGGTATTAAATGAAACGTCATGTTTGGTTGTAACACTGTAAGATCCCCTCGACGAATACTTGCTGTATGCTCGCCCCAATCTGGCGGATAATTTAAGCCCATAGAATAACCAACTCTTGAATCTTTGACGATTCCATGCTTAGAAATTACATTTGACCATGCCATTTCTACATCTTCACAAGTAGCTCCTGGCTTTACCACGTCGAGCGCAACGTTTAATCCTTCAACTACAATTTTTGAAACATCTAACGCTTCTTGGCTTGGCTTACCTAGTGAAACTGTACGTGCTAGTGGAGAATGGTAGCGTTGGTAACATCCTGCAATTTCAATAATGACCATTTCATTATCTTTATATTTTTTATCTGTCCAAGTGATATGTGGAGTCGATGTATTTTCTCCAGCTGGAAGCATTGGTACGATGGCAGGATAATCTCCACCAAACTCATCTGTTCCGCGAACTAATGATTGATAGATATTAGCAACTGCATCACATTCTCTAACACCTTCTTGAATCGAATCCACTGCTCTTTGCATGCCGACTTCAACAATTTTTGATGCTCGCTTAATAAATTCAATTTCTGCATCAGATTTAATCAGTCGTACATAGTTAACTAGTAAACTAGCATCTGAGAATTTTGCATTTGGAAGATTCTTTTTCAAACATTCGTAGGATTGTACTGAAAAATAATAAGAGTCCATTTCAATTCCAATTCGGCGGTTTGATTGGCCAATTTGCGTTAATATTTTTGCAGCAAATTCACTAGGATGTTTTGTTTTAGAATGAACATGATCTTCTGGATAAGGAATAATATTTTCGTGGTAAAGCCATGTAGTCGCTTTTGCAGCATTGGCATCCATTTTTCTTCCAATCCAAATTGGCTGATCCTCATCAACAATAACGATTAGCATTTGGTCAACGTAAAATGACCAGCTATTATATCCTGAAAGGTAATTCATATTTGCAGGGTTTGTAACAATTAATACTTCAATTCCTCTTTCCAACATACTTCGTTTTGTTTGATCTAAACGGTTTTTATACTCTTTTAAACTAAATGGCAACATCATAATCCCTCATTTCAGCATATAAATATTGTTTTGTTTTTTAGTAACCTTTGTTGATTTCATTATAAAGAGAAGGATTTTATAAAACATCCGATAATGTGTATGAATTTTCTGAAGTTTCTTTTATACAATTTTGAATCATACAGGTGCACCTTTTTCTTTTTTACAGAAAAGTGTATAAAAGAGAGTCTGAGGTTGGGGTAAAATTAAAAAGACCACTTCTCATAGAGAAATGGTGTTTGTTTGTTGTTGGTTGTTAATGCGATCCGTGCAAACTTGCTAAAAGTTTATTCTAATAAAGAATCTGATCTAGTATCTGGTGAGAGCGGTCTAAGCAC
Coding sequences:
- a CDS encoding M24 family metallopeptidase, whose amino-acid sequence is MLPFSLKEYKNRLDQTKRSMLERGIEVLIVTNPANMNYLSGYNSWSFYVDQMLIVIVDEDQPIWIGRKMDANAAKATTWLYHENIIPYPEDHVHSKTKHPSEFAAKILTQIGQSNRRIGIEMDSYYFSVQSYECLKKNLPNAKFSDASLLVNYVRLIKSDAEIEFIKRASKIVEVGMQRAVDSIQEGVRECDAVANIYQSLVRGTDEFGGDYPAIVPMLPAGENTSTPHITWTDKKYKDNEMVIIEIAGCYQRYHSPLARTVSLGKPSQEALDVSKIVVEGLNVALDVVKPGATCEDVEMAWSNVISKHGIVKDSRVGYSMGLNYPPDWGEHTASIRRGDLTVLQPNMTFHLIPGLWFDNYGIEISESFRVTETGCEVLADFKRELIVNEDRNIRI